From the Geotrypetes seraphini chromosome 8, aGeoSer1.1, whole genome shotgun sequence genome, the window CGGGACAGCTTTACTTGCTCTTGGCCGCTTTGTGGCTTTCGGTTTTCTTGGGCAGTAGCACAGCCTGGATGTTGGGCAGGACGCCGCCCTGCGCGATGGTGACCTTCCCTAGCAGCTTATTCAATTCTTCATCGTTGCGGATGGCCAGCTGCAAATGCCTGGGGATGATGCGAGTCTTCTTGTTATCGCGCGCGGCATTGCCTGCCAGCTCTAAAATCTCAGCGGTCAGATACTCCAGCACCGCTGCCAGATAGACCGGAGCGCCGGCACCCACACGCTCTGCATAGTTGCCTTTCCTCAGCAGTCTGTGCACGCGCCCTACGGGGAACTGCAGCCCTGCCCGGGACGAGCGAGTCTTGGCCTTAGCCCGAACCTTTCCACCCTGCTTACCACGCCCGGACATCTCGTTACAAACCCCCTTCTAAAGATAAAAAGAATCAAAAACGTCTCAGTTCTGGAGCTTTTATacgttcttcaagcttcgctatcTCCTTTTTGATTGGTTGGAagagttcagctccgcctatgagGCTGATTATCCTCCAAGGTTTGCTCGCGGACCAATCCCAGTTTAGAAAGTAAGCCTATCGCCAACGCTTAGCTGGGTCCAATAGCAAGGAAAGGCGCTCAGCAAGACGAATTTGCATAAGCATGCTATAAATAGAGCCATGGGTCGAAGATCACAC encodes:
- the LOC117364763 gene encoding histone H2A.J, encoding MSGRGKQGGKVRAKAKTRSSRAGLQFPVGRVHRLLRKGNYAERVGAGAPVYLAAVLEYLTAEILELAGNAARDNKKTRIIPRHLQLAIRNDEELNKLLGKVTIAQGGVLPNIQAVLLPKKTESHKAAKSK